The following proteins are encoded in a genomic region of Acetobacter oryzoeni:
- a CDS encoding DUF3297 family protein: protein MSDTLPDRLSVNPESPFYNEDLLARGIGVRFKGVEKTNVEEYCISEGWVRVAVGKTVDRRGNPLTMKLSGPVEVWIKD from the coding sequence ATGTCTGATACCCTGCCCGACCGCCTTTCCGTAAACCCGGAAAGCCCTTTTTATAATGAAGACCTGCTGGCCCGGGGCATTGGCGTGCGCTTTAAGGGCGTGGAAAAAACAAACGTTGAAGAATATTGCATCAGCGAAGGCTGGGTGCGCGTGGCTGTAGGCAAAACGGTAGACCGGCGCGGCAACCCGCTTACCATGAAGCTGAGTGGCCCGGTTGAAGTCTGGATCAAGGACTGA
- a CDS encoding MMPL family transporter: MLFAPIGRFITFCARHAWAVVALFLVLSGAGVYAGMTRLGVTTDTSKMLSPRLEWKQRSDEMGRLFPQKENLLVAVIQAKMPEEGQETARELAAKISADHTHFSFAHRPDANPYLLRNGLMFLEPQPLSQVLNDTIAAQPFLAALAQDPSARGLFGALSLMAEGVKQDQANLSDFQAPLSGFANTLEQAVAGHAEAMSWQQLLGGKLSDLAGNYQFVITKPILDYGSFQPGGAAADAMRQAVNSLEFVKNGHAKVYLTGQVQLDDEEFATVAEGMVAGLLGSLALVTLWLTLAVRTWRVVLPIVVTLVVGLLLTTGFAAVAVGTLNLISVAFAILFVGIAVDFAIQFSVRFRAQTPTQPGEEGVFEALRLTGEETGHQILVAALATSAGFLAFTPTAFLGVAQLGLIAGIGMLVAFICTTTLLPALLKICHPPLNCPSMGYAFMKPVDIKIRHMRKLLLGFFTLVALVGLALVPSLQFDGDPLHTKNPNSEGMRALKLLINNPQTSPYSAELLVHSLADAEKETTRLSGLPDVNDVMWLGSFVPTQQQQKLALIQDAASILLPTLIVPQPKAAPTADDLRKSAHDTSVALAGVLDKLPAQDPLRRIQAALAKLAEAPDATVQGANTALVRFLPTELDQLRTMLQATPVSIKDVPAEIADDYLLPDGRALVEVHPKGVMSNSGALRKFVASLQKVEPQMAGTAVDIVESARSIVKAFEQAAGAAIVMIAVILMLALRRVKDMALVLAPLLLSALMTVILIVLLPETLNFANIIALPLLLGVGVSFNIYFVMNWRDGVKYPLASPTARAVLFSALTTGTAFGSLALSHHPGTASMGRLLLLSLGCTLLATLVFVPALLPKRPIDEA; the protein is encoded by the coding sequence ATGCTGTTTGCACCCATAGGTCGTTTCATTACGTTCTGCGCCCGCCATGCCTGGGCTGTTGTGGCGTTGTTTCTCGTGCTTTCGGGGGCAGGCGTTTACGCTGGCATGACCCGTCTGGGAGTAACGACAGATACCAGCAAAATGCTTTCCCCCCGTTTGGAGTGGAAGCAGCGTTCCGATGAAATGGGGCGTTTGTTCCCCCAGAAGGAAAACCTTCTGGTGGCTGTCATTCAGGCCAAAATGCCGGAAGAAGGGCAGGAAACAGCGCGGGAACTGGCCGCCAAGATAAGCGCTGATCATACTCATTTTTCTTTTGCGCATAGGCCAGATGCCAACCCGTATTTGCTGCGCAATGGCCTGATGTTTCTGGAGCCACAGCCGCTTTCTCAGGTGTTGAATGATACCATTGCGGCGCAGCCATTCTTGGCGGCGCTGGCGCAGGATCCTTCAGCACGCGGCTTGTTTGGCGCGCTCTCCCTTATGGCGGAAGGCGTAAAACAGGATCAGGCCAATCTGTCTGACTTTCAGGCACCTTTGTCTGGTTTTGCCAATACGCTGGAACAGGCTGTGGCAGGCCATGCCGAGGCCATGTCCTGGCAGCAGCTTTTGGGCGGCAAGCTTTCTGATCTGGCAGGTAACTATCAGTTTGTTATCACCAAGCCGATCTTGGATTACGGGTCCTTCCAGCCGGGTGGGGCTGCGGCAGATGCCATGCGGCAGGCTGTTAATTCTTTGGAATTTGTTAAAAACGGACACGCCAAGGTTTATCTGACCGGGCAAGTGCAGCTGGATGACGAAGAATTTGCAACCGTGGCAGAAGGCATGGTGGCAGGGCTTCTGGGCTCTCTGGCACTTGTTACTTTGTGGCTTACGCTTGCTGTCAGAACATGGCGTGTGGTGCTGCCTATTGTAGTCACGCTTGTTGTGGGCCTGTTGCTGACAACCGGTTTTGCTGCTGTGGCCGTTGGTACGCTAAACCTGATTTCCGTGGCATTTGCTATTCTGTTTGTTGGCATTGCGGTGGATTTTGCCATCCAGTTTTCTGTCCGCTTTCGTGCCCAAACACCTACGCAGCCGGGTGAAGAAGGCGTTTTTGAAGCCCTGCGCCTGACGGGTGAAGAAACCGGGCATCAGATTCTTGTGGCTGCTTTGGCAACGTCTGCTGGGTTTCTGGCCTTTACCCCCACAGCTTTTCTGGGCGTTGCGCAGCTTGGTCTTATTGCCGGTATTGGCATGCTGGTGGCCTTTATCTGCACCACCACGCTTTTGCCTGCGTTGCTGAAAATCTGCCACCCGCCGCTGAACTGCCCTAGCATGGGTTATGCGTTCATGAAGCCGGTGGATATTAAAATCCGCCATATGCGCAAGCTGCTTCTGGGCTTTTTTACGCTGGTGGCTCTGGTGGGTTTGGCTCTGGTGCCCAGCCTACAGTTTGATGGTGACCCGCTGCATACCAAAAATCCGAACTCGGAAGGGATGCGCGCCCTTAAACTGTTAATCAATAACCCGCAGACATCTCCTTACAGCGCAGAACTGCTGGTGCATTCTCTTGCTGATGCAGAAAAAGAAACCACGCGCCTTTCTGGTCTGCCAGATGTAAATGATGTGATGTGGCTGGGTTCCTTTGTGCCAACCCAACAGCAGCAGAAACTGGCTCTTATTCAGGATGCTGCTTCCATTCTGTTGCCAACGCTTATTGTGCCACAGCCCAAGGCTGCTCCTACAGCGGATGATCTGCGTAAATCCGCGCATGATACGTCTGTTGCTTTGGCCGGGGTGCTAGATAAATTGCCTGCGCAGGATCCGCTGCGCCGTATTCAGGCTGCTCTGGCCAAGCTGGCTGAAGCACCAGATGCCACAGTGCAGGGGGCTAATACCGCATTGGTTCGCTTCCTGCCGACAGAGCTCGATCAGCTGCGCACCATGCTTCAGGCAACACCTGTAAGCATTAAAGACGTGCCTGCTGAAATTGCAGATGATTACCTGCTGCCAGATGGCCGCGCCTTGGTGGAAGTGCATCCTAAGGGTGTGATGTCCAATTCTGGCGCGCTGCGCAAGTTCGTGGCCTCTTTGCAAAAAGTAGAGCCGCAAATGGCTGGCACAGCGGTTGATATTGTGGAAAGCGCACGTTCCATTGTGAAGGCGTTTGAGCAGGCAGCAGGCGCAGCTATTGTGATGATTGCCGTTATTCTCATGCTGGCTCTGCGCCGTGTTAAGGATATGGCGTTGGTGCTGGCACCGTTGCTGCTTTCAGCCTTGATGACGGTTATTCTGATTGTGCTGCTGCCCGAAACCCTGAACTTTGCCAATATTATCGCGCTGCCTCTGCTGCTGGGGGTTGGGGTTTCCTTCAATATCTATTTCGTCATGAACTGGCGGGATGGCGTGAAGTATCCGCTGGCTTCTCCCACTGCGCGCGCCGTGTTGTTTTCCGCTCTTACAACAGGCACGGCCTTTGGCTCTCTGGCGCTTTCGCACCATCCGGGCACGGCGAGCATGGGGCGGTTGTTGCTGCTTTCTCTGGGCTGCACGCTGTTGGCCACGCTTGTGTTTGTGCCAGCACTTCTGCCCAAGCGGCCCATAGACGAGGCCTGA
- a CDS encoding DUF1656 domain-containing protein → MELRPVLDIGGLLVSSFVVHAGLAIATLLALNPVLSKVRARRVVWNLPLAEFGILICLIGLYTILL, encoded by the coding sequence ATGGAATTACGCCCTGTTCTGGACATAGGCGGGCTGCTTGTTTCGTCCTTTGTTGTCCATGCCGGATTGGCTATTGCCACCCTGCTGGCTCTTAACCCGGTTCTATCCAAAGTACGTGCCCGCCGCGTGGTATGGAACCTGCCTCTGGCTGAATTTGGCATTCTTATATGCCTTATCGGCCTTTACACTATTTTGTTGTGA
- a CDS encoding efflux RND transporter periplasmic adaptor subunit, with product MFERARRVLQFITTGTILAIAAVVCFVLWDYYTAAPWTRNGQVRVQVADIAPRVSGQIIAVRVRDNQFVHAGDILYEIDPFDFKVALATATAAVNQRKADMALKDTQEFRRDKLTDAAASREEKQVYQATADIAKAAYAQALANLSQAKINLDRTYVRSTVTGYVNNLIMRVGDYATAGKSNIEVIDASSYWVDGYFEETKIRSIHVGDRVRLDLMGYREPMWGHVVSLTRGIATANAATSTQGLPSVDPVYTWVRLAQRIPVRVQIDSIPPGTQLAAGMTSTVTVVGSKGKRAHDTLTEALDRMHDALMGGTGGSGLRH from the coding sequence GTGTTTGAGCGCGCCCGCCGCGTCCTGCAGTTTATCACAACGGGGACCATTCTTGCCATTGCAGCCGTTGTTTGCTTCGTACTGTGGGATTACTACACAGCCGCCCCCTGGACCCGAAACGGACAAGTACGTGTACAGGTTGCAGATATTGCCCCACGTGTTTCGGGCCAGATTATTGCTGTGCGCGTGCGGGATAACCAGTTCGTTCACGCTGGGGATATTCTGTACGAAATTGATCCGTTTGACTTCAAGGTAGCTCTGGCAACAGCAACAGCCGCAGTCAACCAGCGCAAGGCGGATATGGCGCTGAAAGACACACAGGAATTTAGGCGTGACAAGCTGACAGATGCCGCTGCCTCCCGGGAAGAAAAGCAGGTTTATCAAGCCACGGCAGATATTGCCAAAGCCGCTTATGCACAGGCATTGGCCAATCTTTCCCAAGCCAAAATCAACCTTGATCGTACGTATGTGCGCAGCACGGTAACGGGGTATGTCAACAACCTCATCATGCGTGTGGGTGATTACGCAACGGCTGGTAAATCCAATATTGAGGTGATTGATGCCTCATCCTACTGGGTGGATGGATATTTTGAGGAAACCAAAATCCGCTCCATCCATGTTGGAGACCGCGTGCGGCTAGACCTTATGGGGTATCGTGAACCCATGTGGGGGCATGTTGTGAGCCTGACGCGTGGCATTGCAACGGCCAACGCGGCAACCTCAACACAAGGCCTGCCATCGGTTGATCCGGTTTATACATGGGTGCGTCTGGCACAGCGCATTCCCGTACGTGTGCAAATAGACAGCATTCCCCCCGGCACCCAGTTGGCCGCAGGCATGACCAGCACCGTGACTGTTGTGGGCAGCAAGGGCAAACGCGCGCATGATACCCTTACTGAGGCATTGGACCGTATGCACGATGCACTTATGGGTGGCACAGGTGGTAGTGGGCTACGCCATTAA
- a CDS encoding NAD(P)/FAD-dependent oxidoreductase, translating into MTQTENSTTPDLRYTVVVVGGGSAGIAVAARLLRERPTLDIAIIDPATTHAYQPGWTLVGAGVMKLRSTLDQEGGVIPKGCTWLRAAAASFQPDDNMVTLEDGRTVAYNRLIVCPGLQLDWNKIEGLTDTLGRNGVCSNYSKDTVEYTWTCIQSLSGGTALFTQPPMPIKCAGAPQKIAYLASDYWRKQGTLNRTNVDFCMTGDALFGVGYYRPGLQEAVDYYGINVLYKHTLIAVNGPEHKATFAVTGPDGKVTNVVKEFDMLHVTPPQSAPDFIKKSPLANEGGWLDVDPSTLQHTKYPSIFGMGDVIGTSNAKTMAAARAQTPVVTANVLASLDGKPLTGSYDGYGACPLTVAYGKVILAEFLYGGKPAPSFPYDQRKPSRFAWFLKTTVFPRVYWDMMLKGRDIEMPHHPEWVKK; encoded by the coding sequence ATGACTCAAACAGAAAACTCCACAACACCAGATCTACGCTACACTGTTGTTGTCGTGGGTGGTGGATCGGCCGGTATTGCCGTAGCAGCCCGCCTGCTGCGTGAACGGCCTACGCTGGATATTGCCATTATCGACCCCGCAACCACTCACGCCTATCAACCGGGCTGGACACTGGTTGGCGCAGGCGTCATGAAACTGCGGAGCACGCTGGATCAGGAAGGTGGCGTTATTCCCAAAGGCTGCACGTGGCTGCGCGCTGCTGCGGCATCCTTCCAGCCAGATGACAACATGGTTACGCTGGAAGATGGCCGCACGGTTGCTTACAATCGCCTAATTGTCTGCCCCGGCCTCCAGCTCGATTGGAACAAGATTGAAGGCCTGACAGATACGCTGGGCCGCAATGGCGTATGCAGTAACTATTCCAAAGACACCGTGGAATATACATGGACATGCATTCAGTCCCTTTCCGGTGGCACAGCATTATTTACCCAGCCGCCCATGCCTATCAAATGCGCAGGCGCACCGCAGAAAATTGCCTATCTGGCATCTGATTACTGGCGCAAGCAGGGCACGCTAAACCGCACCAACGTAGATTTCTGCATGACGGGTGATGCGCTGTTTGGCGTTGGTTACTATCGCCCCGGTTTGCAGGAAGCTGTGGACTATTACGGCATTAACGTGCTGTACAAACATACGCTAATTGCCGTGAACGGGCCGGAACACAAGGCAACCTTTGCCGTTACCGGGCCAGATGGCAAAGTTACAAATGTGGTGAAAGAGTTTGACATGCTGCATGTCACCCCGCCACAGAGTGCTCCAGACTTTATCAAGAAAAGCCCCTTGGCAAATGAAGGTGGCTGGCTGGATGTAGACCCCAGCACGCTCCAGCACACCAAGTATCCGTCCATCTTTGGTATGGGCGATGTTATTGGCACATCCAACGCCAAAACCATGGCTGCTGCCCGTGCGCAAACCCCGGTAGTAACAGCAAACGTTCTGGCATCTTTGGATGGCAAACCGCTGACAGGCAGCTACGATGGATACGGCGCCTGCCCGCTAACAGTTGCTTATGGCAAGGTTATTCTGGCGGAGTTCCTGTACGGCGGCAAACCTGCCCCCAGCTTCCCTTACGATCAGCGCAAGCCTAGCCGCTTTGCCTGGTTCCTGAAGACAACCGTATTCCCGCGTGTTTACTGGGATATGATGTTGAAGGGGCGTGATATTGAAATGCCGCACCATCCTGAATGGGTGAAGAAGTAA